The Diaminobutyricimonas aerilata nucleotide sequence GACGGCTGCCCCGACTTGTCGTGGGTCCAGGGTCGCCGAGCGTCCCCTCCCCGGACCGGCCGGGAAGTTATCCACAGGCCGTCCACAGTGGGGATGGATTACACGGCTGTGATTCTGCCCCCGCTCGGGGGGTGGGCACTGCAGGTCAGCGCCACCTCGTGGTCATGAGGAATCCGATGAACATGATGCCGAAGCCGACCAGGATGTTCCACGGGCCGAGGCTCGGCACGGGCAGCTGGCTGTTGCTCAGGTAGAAGACGATGATCCAGACGAGCCCGAGCAGCATGAACCCGAACATGACGGGCTTGAACCACACCGGGTTGGGAGCGTCCTCAGCGGAGCGACCGTTCGAGTCGCCGGTGGGGCGGGGAGTGCTTCGGGCCATGCGGGCCAGTGTACCGGGAACGCCGTGGACACCGCCCGATACGAAGCATGTCCTCGTCACCGACCGTCCATCCGCGCCGCCTAGAATCGACGGCATGTCCGAGCAGTTGCGTCCGCGCGAGCGATCGGCCCGACGGCGGACGCGACCGCGTCAGCGGGTCTCGATCGTCGGCGTGCTCGGCGAGCTGCTCATCACCGCGGGTGTGTTCGTGATGCTGTTCCTCGGCTGGCAGCTGTGGTTGAACGACATCATCGTGGGCGACCAGCAGGAGCAGGCCGCACAGGAGCTCGTCGAGAGCTGGCCGCGAGCCGAAGGCGGCACGGCCGTGCCGCCCGCGGTGCAGCCCTCGGACGAGGCACCCGCGGTCGTCGCGGCGCCGGATGACGGCACCGCGTTCGCGACGCTCATCGTGCCGCGTCTCGGTGCGGACTACATGCGTCCGATCGCGCAGGGTGTGGGACACAACGTGCTGAACAGCACGCGACTCGGCATCGGCCACTACCCGTCGACGCAGATGCCCGGCGAGGTCGGCAACTTCGTGCTCGCCGCGCACCGCAAGGCGTACGGCGGCGGCTTCGAGAACATCAACTCGCTGCACGTGGGCGACCACATCTACGTCGCCACGCCGGAGGGCTGGTACCAGTACGCGTACCGCAGCAGCGAGTACGTGCGTCCGACCGGCGTCGGCGTGCTCGCCCCGGTGCCGCAGATGCCGGACGCGGCACCCACCGACCGCATCATCACGCTCACCACCTGCAACCCTCTGTTCTCCACGGCGGAGCGCATCGCGGCATACGGGGTGTTCGAGGGCTGGTATCCCGCGGCCGGCGGACCTCCCGAGGAGATCGCGGAGCTCGTGAACACGGCGGGAGGCGCCTGATGTACGCGGCCCTGTGGCGCATCCTGCCCGGACCCTGGTGGGTTCGGCTGTTCCTGCTGCTCGTGCTCGTGGCGCTCGTGCTCACGGCGTGCGTACTCTGGGTGTTCCCCTGGGTCAACGAGATCGTGGCCCCGACCGAAGCGACGGTGGAGTGATGGCCCGCATCCTCGTGATCGACAACTACGACAGCTTCGTCTACACGCTCAACGGCTACCTGCTGCAGCTCGGCGCGGAGACCGAGGTCGTACGCAACGACGCCTTCACCGCGGCCGACGCACCCTCGGTGGTCGGTGAGTACGACGCGGTGCTGCTCTCGCCCGGCCCCGGCGCTCCGGCGGATGCGGGCGTCTCGATCCGACTCGTGCACCACGCGCTCGAGGCGGACGTGCCGTTGCTCGGGGTGTGCCTCGGACACCAGGCGATCGCGGAGGCGCTCGGCGCCACGGTCACCCACGCCGAAGAGCTCATGCACGGTAAGACCTCGCGCATCGAACACGACGGCAGTGACTTCTACGACGGCGTGCCGCAGCCGTTCACGGCGACGCGGTACCACTCGCTCGCCGTCGTCGACTCGACCGTACCCGCCGAGCTCGTCGTCACGTCGCGCACGAGCGGCGGCGTCATCATGGGCGTGCGGCACGAATCGGCCGAGGTGTACGGCGTGCAGTTCCACCCGGAGTCCGTGCTCACCGAGGGCGGCTACCGGATGCTCGGCAACTGGCTCGCGCGAGTCGGGATGCCCGAGGCGGCGGAGAAGGCCAAGGGCCTGACCCCGCTCATGACGGGCGCCTGAGCGCCGCGCTACCCGCCGGTCGAGTAGGCGCGGCGGAGCCCGCCGTATCGAGACCTCGATGCGGGGACGCGGCCACGGGTGATTCTGAGGGAGATCTCGATACGAGCGCGGGGCGCCCTACTCGATCAGCGGATGGCGGGGGTCGCGGCGGAGCAGCGGGTCAGTCGGCGGAGCAGACCGTGATGGTGATGGGCGACTTCTGCGGGTGCTTGCCGGGCGGCAGCGACTGGGTGCTGACCGAACCTCCGGAGCATCCGGTGTCGACCTCGACCTCGACGACGAGCTGCAGCTGACTGAGCGCCGCGCTCGCGACATCCGAGGGCTGGTTCACGACATTCGGCACCTCGACCGTGCCACTGCTGACGAACAGGATGAACTCCTGCCCGGTCGGCGCGGTGGCGCCCTCCGGCTCGGTGCGGATGAGCGCCCCCTCGGGCACATCCGGCGAGTCGATCGTGCGCGTCTCGCCGACCTTGAACCCGGCATCGAGCAGGGCCTGGCTGGCCTGATCGGCCGGCAGTCCGGCGATGGCGGGCACCGGCTCCTGCTGCGGACCGGTCGAGACCCACACCTTGATGAGTTGCCCGGGGGTGACGCGCACCGATTCGTCCGACGGTGGATCGGTGCGGATGATCTGCCCGGACGGCACATCGCCGCTCGCCTCGGCGAACTGCTTCGGCTCCAGTTCGGCGTTGATGAGCGCCTCGGAGCCCTCCTCCCATGTCTGCCCGGTGACATCCGGCACGACGATCGAGGCCGAGGGCTCGAGTTGCGGTCCGCTGAGGTTGAACACCCAGAAGACGACGGCGACGACGACCATCGCCATCGTCAGCACACCGGCCCAGATCCACACCGCCGGCGGACGGGTCTGGGTGCGCACGATGCGGTCGTCTTCATCGACCGTGAGCTGCCGCACCGTCGCCTCGGCGCCGGAGACCCGGTTCGGGTTCACCCCGAAGAGGGTGGACTGGAAGTCGGTGTCGGTGGGCTCCGGCCGCTGGGGAACCTTGCCCTCGGCGGCGCTTTCGGCGTCGGTGCGGAACTCGGAGGCGTTCTGGTAGCGGTCGAAACGGTCCTTCGACAGCGCACGGAGCACGACCGCGTCGATCGCGGGTGAGACCTTCGGGTTGAACCGGCTCGGGGGCACGGGCGCTTCGCTCACGTGCTGGTAGGCGACGGCGACCGGGCTGTCGGCCTGGAACGGCGGACGACCGGTGAGCATCTCGAAGAGCACGACGCCGGCCGAGTACAGGTCGGTGCGCGCGTCGACGGGTTCGCCGCGGGCCTGCTCGGGCGAGAAGTACTGGGCGGTGCCGAGGATGGCGCTCGTCTGCGCGACGTTCGCGCTCGAGTCGGAGATGGCCCGGGCGATGCCGAAGTCCATCACCTTCACCTGGCCGGTGGGCGTCACCATGATGTTGCCCGGCTTGATGTCGCGGTGCACCACGCCGGCCCGGTGCGAGTACTCGAGGGCGGTGAGCACCCCGGCGATGATGCGGATGGCCTCGGCCGGGTCGAGCGGACCGTCCTCGATGATGTCGCGCAGCAGTCGGCCCTGCACGTGCTCCATCACGATGAACGGCAGCTGCAGCTCGTGCCCGTTCGCGTCGGTGATGGTCTCCTCGCCCGCGTCATAGACGCGCACGATCGTCGGATGCGCCATGCGGGCGGCGGCCTGCGCCTCCTGGCGGAAGCGCGTGCGGAACGCGGGATCGTTGGCGAGCGCTGGTCGCAGCAGCTTGATCGCGACGCGACGGCCGAGTCGTGCATCCGTGCCCGCGTGCACCTCGGCCATGCCACCCCGACCGAGCAGCTCGCCGATCTGGTAGCGCCCCGCGAGAGTGCGCACGGTCTCGGTCACGCCGTCGACCATGCGGTGCCTCCCGTAGCTGTGTAGTGCGCTGCCAGTGTAACCGCCGCGATCGACCCGAGCGGATCTCAGCAGTGCTTAGCCGTCGCCCTCGCCCTCGCCGGGGTCGACGGCCGGATTGCTGGTGATGACGGTCTCGTCGGAGGGGGCGGAGACGAGGTCACCGCAGTTCGCGACGTAGGTGATCGTCGTCTGCCCGCCCTCGACCGGCGGCGTGACCTGCATCGAGGTGACGCCCGCGCCGACGGGGTTGGGCTGGCTCGCGATGCCGTTGTTGACGGTGAAGGTGTAGCCGCTGAGGCTCGTGCCCGCGGGGCATCCGGCGTACTGCGGCCAGCTGATGTTCACGGGCACGCCGCCGGGCTTCGTCGGGCCGCCGGGCACGGTGACCGCGACGGGCGCGGCGGGAGTGGCGAGGGGTCCGTAGATCGTGCCGGTGATGGTGGTGCCCTCTTGCACGTTGCCGGTCGGGTTCACCGAGTACACGGTGCCCACCTGGTCCGCGCTCTCCGCGGCGTTGCCGGTCTGCACGTCGGCGACGAGCCCGAGGTTCGCGATCTCGGCGCGGAACTCCTCCTCGGTCATGCCGATGAACTGCGAGCCGTTGCCGAGCGGGACCGCCTCGGGCTCCGGCTCCGCCGACGGCGACGAGGGTGCCGGCGGCGTGCTCGGCGCGCTCGCGCTCGGCGAGCGCGAGGCGTCGCCTCCGCCGTCGCGGGCGTTGTTCTGCTGCACCACGAGGGCGATGATGCCGCCCACGACGATGATGGCGAGCAGCACGACGAGGGCGATGAGCGGCCACGTCCAGGCGCTGCGCTTGCGCGTCTCCGTCGGGGTGGTCTCGGCCGGCGGCTCGTCGAGCGGGGTCGCCGACAGCACGCGCGTCGCGCTCGTCATTCCACCGGGGATCGCGGTGGTCGCCGCGGTGGCGCCGCCGATGACGGCGGCGGCTCCGAGTACTGCCGGCACGCTCGCGGCGGCGCCGTTCACGTCTCCGCGACGCAGCGCCTGGGCCGCGCGCGCGAGATGCTGCGCCGAGGCGGGCCGTTCCTCCGGCCGCTTGGCGATGCACGAGAGCACGAGGTTTCGTACCGGCTCCGAGACGGTTGCGGGCAGGTCCGGCGGCGTCTCGTTGATCTGCGCCATCGCGATGGCGACCTGCGATTCGCCGGTGAACGGACGACGACCGGCGAGGGCTTCGTACGCGACGATGCCGAGCGAGTAGATGTCGGTGCTCGGCGAGGCGGGGTGTCCGCTCGCCTGCTCCGGCGAGAGGTACTGCACCGTGCCCATGACCTGACCGGTGGCGGTCAGCGGCACCTGGTCGGCGATGCGGGCGATGCCGAAGTCGGTGATCTTGACGCGACCGTCGGGGGTGATGAGCAGGTTGCCGGGCTTGATGTCGCGGTGCACGAGCCCGGCCGCGTGGGCGGCCTGCAGGGCGGATGCGGTCTGCGCGACGATGTCGAGCACGCGGTCGGTCGAGAGGATGCGCTCCCGCTCGAGTACCGCCGAGAGCGCCTCACCGGGCACGAGCTCCATGACGAGGAAGGCGCTGCCCTCCTCCTCGCCGTAGTCGAAGACGTTCGCGATGCCCTCGTGGTTCACCAGTGCGGCGTGACGTGCCTCCGAGCGGAACCGCTCGAGGAAGTTCGGGTCGCCGAGGTACTCGTCCTTGAGGATCTTGATCGCGACGGTACGGCCGATGACGAGGTCGGTGGCCTGCCACACCTCGCCCATGCCGCCGATCGCGACACGAGACGACAGTTGGTATCGACCACCGAAGGTGAGGCCGCTGGTGGGTCTCATCTGTTAAGCACCGCCTCTATGACTCTCTTGGCGATCGGCGCGGCGACCTGGTTTCCGAAGGCCGACTGCCCGCGCCCACCCCCGTTCTCGACTACCACCGCGATGGCGATCTCGGGGTCGGTCGCGGGGGCGAATCCGGTGAACCAGAGCGTGTACGGATCGTCAGCTCCGTTCTCCGCCGTTCCGGTCTTACCCGCCACGTCGACGCCACCAATTCTGGCATTGCTGGCCGCCCCGTTCGCGACGCTCGCGACCATCATTTGCGTAACTGTTGCCGCCGTCTGCTCCGAGATCGGGGTGTTGTACACGCTCGGCTGATGCGTCTGCAGCTCCGACAGGTCGGGGGCGATGACCTTCTCGACGAGGGTCGGCTCCATGAGCTTGCCCTTGTTGCCGATCGCGGCGCTCATGAGCGCGACCTGCAGGGGGGTGACCCGGTCGTCCTCCTGGCCGAACGAGGCGAGCATGAGCCGGTCTTCGCTGAGGTCGTTCGGGAACACGCTCGGGGTCACCGGCATCGGCACCTCGAAGCGGTGACCGAATCCGAAGGCCTCGGTGTACCGGTTCAGGGTGTCCTGTCCGATGGTGACGCCGAACTGCGCCATCGGGATGTTGCAGCTGAGGCGCAGCGCATCCGCGAGACTCACCGTCTCGCCCGGCCCGCACGCGCCGCCGTCGGCGTTGTGGATGTTCGTCGAGGTGCCCGGCAGTTGGAACGTCGCGGGGTTCTGCGCCTGGCTGTCGGGCGTGAGCGCTCCGCTGTCGATGCCGGCGGCGGCGAGCAGCGGCTTGAACGTCGAACCGGGGTGGTAGAGACCGCCGCCGATCGCGCGGTTCACGAGCGGGTTGTCGGCCGCCTCGTCGAGCGCCTTGTAGTTCGCGATGACCGCATCGGTGTCGTGGCCGGCGAGCAGGTTCGGGTCGTAGGTGGGCTTGGAGACCATGGCGATGATCTCGCCCGTCTTGGGGCGCACCGCGACGATCGCGCCGCGCTGATCCCCGAGGGCGTCCCACGCCGCCTGCTGGGCGACCGGGTCGATGGTGAGCTCGACGGAGGCGCCCTTCGGGTCCTGCCCGGTGATGATGCCGTTGATCTGGTCGAGGAACTGGCTGTTCGCCGTGCCGCTCAGCACGTCGTTGAGCTCGTCCTCGATGCCGGCGTTTCCCTGGTTGAGGGTGAAGTAGCCGGTGATGGGGGCGTACAGCTGCGCCGTCTCGGGCGGGTACACGCGTTGGAACTTGTACTCGTCGTCGACCGGCACCGACTGCGCGATCGGCTGACCGTCGACGAGGATCTGCCCGCGTTCGGCGGAATAGCTCTCGAAGAGGGTGCGCCGGTTGCGGTCGTCGGCGCGCAGCGAATCCGCCTGCACGACCTGGATGACACTCGTGGAGAGGAAGAGCGCGACGAACATGCCGAGCACGACCATGCTGACGCGCTTGAGTTCCTTGTTCATTCGATCACCGCCCGGGGTTGGTGGCGCACCGTGTCGGAGAGCCGCAGCAGCAGCGCCACGATGATCCAGTTCGCGACGAGGCTCGAGCCGCCCGCGGCGAGGAACGGGGTCGTGAGTCCGGTAAGCGGGATCACGCGGGTGACGCCGCCGATGACGACGAACACCTGCAGCGCGATCACGAACGACAGACCCACCGCGAGCAGCCGGCCGAAGTCGTCCTGCCCGTTGAACCCGATGCGGAACCCGCGGGCGACCAGCAGGAGGTACAGCGCGAGCAGCGCGAAGAGACCGATCAGACCGAGCTCTTCGCCGAGCGCGGTGACGATGTAGTCGCTCTCGGCGAGCGGGGTGAGGTCGGGTCGGCCCTCGCCGAGCCCGGTGCCGAGCAGGCCGCCGTCGGCCATGCCGAACAGGCCCTGCACGAGCTGGAAGCTGCCGCCGCGCGCGTCGTACAGCGCGGGGTCGAAGGGGTTGAGCCACGCGTTGACGCGGCCCTCGACGTAGTCGAGCGTGCGCGAGGCGATGAGGGCACCGCCGAAGAACAGCCCCAGGCCGAGCACGATCCAGCTGCCGCGGCCGGTGGCGGTGTAGATCATCACGAGGAACAGCCCGAAGTAGAGCAACGAGGTTCCGAGGTCGCGCTGCACGACGAGCACGACCATCGCGACGGCCCAGATGACGAGGATGGGGCCGAGATCGCGGGCACGCGGGAAGCGCATCCAGAGGATCTTGCGACCCATCATCGACAAGGACTCGCGGGCCGTCATGAGGTAGCCGGCGAAGAACACGGCCAGCGCGATCTTGGCGAGCTCGCCGGGCTGGAACGACGCGACGCCGAGGTTCACCCACAGGCGAGCACCGTTGATGGTCTGCCCGATCACCGGCAGCATCGGCAGCAGCAGCAGCGCGATGCCCGTGAACATGGCGATGTACCGGTAGCGGGCGAGCACGCGGTGGTTGCGGATGCCGAGCAGCACCGCTCCGGCGATCACCATCGCGATCGTCGTCCACACGATCTGCCGCACGCTGAACGACGCCCAGCCGGAGAAGCCCTCGGCGATGTCGAGCCGGTAGATCATCGCGATGCCGACCATGTTGAGCGTGAGCGCGATCGGCAGCACGAACGGGTCGGCGTCGCGCGCGGTGACCCGCAGCACGACGTGGATGATGAGGGCGAGCACCGCCGGCATCGAGGCGAGCACGACGATCGGGCTGTCGATCGCGTCGAGGGCCCCGAGCTGCACGAGCAGCATCGCCGAGACGCCGATGCCCGCGGCGAGCACGAGCAGTGCGAGCTCGAGGTTGCGCAGCTTCGCGGGTTCGCGCAGCTTCACGCGGATCGTCTCGGTGAGCGCCGGGCGCCCGCGCGGCGGCGTGCGCGCGTCGGAGGGGATGGGGCTGGTCGCGGTCACTCGGGCAGCCTCTCCACGATCTCGCGAGCCTCACGGAGGTTGTCGGCGTTGATCGTGCGTTCGATCTGCTCGCGGCTGAACGTGGGCAGGTCGTCGACTCGGATGTCGGTGACCTCGTGCACGCTCGAGAGCCCGATCGGGCCGATGGTCTGCTGCACGCCGCGGAAGATGGCGACCCGGCCGTCGGTCGCGCCGACGTAGTAGTGCGACTGGGTCCACTGGTATCCGGCGATCGCGGCGATTACGACGGCGATCGCGGCGAGGGCGATGAGCCCGAGCCAGGTGATGCGGCGGCGGCGTGCGCGGCGCTTGTCCTCCGCGATGAGCTCGGCGAGGTACTCGTCGGACTCGGGTTCGAAGTGGCTGTCCTCGGCCGTCGCCTTGAGCGGATGCAGCAGCAGGGTGGGCAGACGCAGCGAGCGGCGCGCGGGCTCGTTCTCGAACGAGAGCGGCGCGGCCGCGGATCCGACCATCACCGGAGGATCGGTGGCGGAGTCGCCCGACTCGTCGACATCGACGACGACGACGGTCACGTTGTCGGGGGCGCCGACGTCGAGGCTCTCCTTGATGAGCCGTTCGGCGGCGTGCGCGACGACGGGAGTGGAGGCGAGCACCGTGTGGATGCGCTCCTCGCTCACATAGCTGCTGAGCCCATCCGAGCACAGCAGCCAGCGGTCGCCGGGCCGCGTGTCGATCACCGTCGTGTCGATCTCCGGGGCCGCGTCGACGTCGCCGAGCACGCGCATGAGCACGGAGCGGCGCGGGTGCACCGCCGCCTCCTCGGGGGTGATGCGGCCGCTGTCGACGAGTCGTTGCACGAACGTGTGGTCGGCGGTGATCTGCTTGAGCTCGCCGTCGCGGAACAGGTAGATGCGCGAGTCGCCGATGTGGGCGAGGGCGAGCCGGTTGCCGACGCGCAGGATGCCGCTCACCGTCGTGCCCATGCCGGTGAGTTCCGGATGCTCGAACACCGTCTCGGCGAGCAGCTGGTTCGCCGCGATGAGTGCCGACTGCAGGGCGAACTCGGCGTCCGGTGCCGACGGGTACTCGTGGTCGATCTCGGAGATGCGCTTGATCGCGATCGCGGAGGCGACGTCGCCGCCGGCATGGCCGCCCATCCCGTCGGCGACGACGAAGAGGTGCCGGCCCGCGTATCCGGAGTCCTGGTTGTTGGACCGGATCTTCCCGACGTGGGAGGCGGCCGCGCTCTTGCCCGAGGTCGTCATGGCCCTACCGTCGGAGCTCGAAGCTCGTGGTACCGATCGTCACGGGAGTGTTGAAGGGGATCTTGGTCGGCACCGTCACCCGCTTGCCCTGCAGGAAGGTGCCGTTGGTCGAGTCGAGGTCCTGCACGACCCACTCGTCGTTCCAGAGCATGAGTCGGGCGTGGTGGGTGGAGGTGTAGTCGTCGCGGATCACGAGGCCCGACTCGCTCGAGCGGCCGATCGTGAGCTGTTCGCCCGGGAGGTCGATCTCGAGGCCCTGTTTCGGCCCCGACGTGATGACGAGGCGCGTGGCGCGACCGCCGCCGGTCGGCACCGGGGTGCTGGGGGAGCGCGGGGCGCTCTGCTGCTGCGAGATGCGCTCGGTCACGGTGGCGGCGCCGCCGACCGGGCTCTGCGGGAACTGCTGCACCTGCGGGCCCTGACCCTCGGGCATCCGACGCACCCGGGAGCCGAACAGGTCGGAGCGCAGTGCGTAGACGATGGCGAAGACGAAGACCCACAGCAGCGCGAGGAACCCGATGCGCAGCAGGAGCAGGGTCAGCTCGCTCGTGCCGTCACCCATCAACGCCCCCCGTCACGGGCGGGCCGGACGTCGGCGTACGGGTCGGAGGACTGGGCGAGCACTCGGAACACGATACGGGTGCGGCCGATGTCGATGACCGAATCCGGCGGGAGTGGCGCCTTCGTGACGGGTGCTCCGTTGAGCTTCGAGCCGTTCGTGGAGCCCAGGTCGTTGACCTGCGCCCGCTCGCCGTCCCAGATGATCTCGACGTGTTTGCGGGAGATGCCGGTGTCGTCGACGGTGATGTCGGCCTCGGATCCGCGGCCGATGACCGTGCGGGACCGGGTGATCGGGTGACGCTTGCCGGCGATGTCGAGCACGGGGGTCCAGGCGACCGAGCCCTTCACGTTCTCGGAGCTGACCTCGATCATCCCCTGGCTCAGGTGCGGGTGTTCGACCAGCTGGATCGAGATGCCGCCCGCGAACGAGTAGTGCTGGGCGGTCGCGTGGCGCTGCACGAGCTGCACGAGCTCGTCGTTGAGCGAGGGTCCGAGCTGCGACATCCGCTGGTAGTCGACGCTGCTGAGACCCACGGTGAAGCGGTTGGGCACGAGGATGCGGTCGCGCGAGACGACGGCGGCCTTCGTGTCGAGCTCGCGCCGCAGGGCGCTCGTGATCTCGAGAGGCTGGAGACCACTCTTGAAGGTCTTGGCGAACGCGCCGTTGACGGCACGTTCGAGACCCCGCTCGAAGTTGTCGAGAAGCCCCAAGGTTTCTCCCTCTCAGCCTGCTGAACTTCCGACATGTTAGCCGTGCGGCGTGCTGCCCCCCTGTTAAGCGGGATGAGCAGGGGTGCGGCGCTCGCCGCGGCGGGACGGCGCAGACCATCCACCGTTGACGAGTGCGGCGTCACGCGCCTAGGCTCGGACGCGGCCGTGAACGTTCACGGCCCACACGCTTCCGAGCCGAAGGAGTCCTCCGGATGACCGACGACAACGCCACCCCCGCCGCCTCGATGGGCTGGGCCGTTCTGGGCCCGGGCGGCATCGCCCGGCGCTTCGCCTCCCAGCTGCCCGCATCCGGCGGCCGCCTCGTGGCGGTCGGATCGAGCGACCGGGCGCGTGCCGCGGCGTTCGCGCAGGAGTTCGGCGCGGACGACGCCACCGTGGGCGACTACGCCGCCGCGCTCGCCGATCCCGCCGTCGAGGCGGTGTACGTCGCGACGGTGCACACGGGACACGCGCGACTGGTGCTGCAGGCGATCGAGGCGGGTAAGCACGTGCTGTGCGAGAAGCCGCTCGCGCCGAACGCGGGCACCGTGATGGCCATGGTCGACGCGGCCCGATCGGCCGGCGTCACGCTCGTCGAGGCGTACATGTACCGCTTCCACCCGCAGACCCGCCGCGTACTCGAGCTCGTGCGCGAGGGCGCGATCGGCGACCTGGTGCACATCGACGCCTCGTTCTCGTTCCACGCGCAGGGCGCGGAGGGACGGCTCTTCGATCCGGCGACGGCGGGTGGCGGCATCCTCGACGTCGGCGGCTACCCGATGTCGTTCGCGCGGGCCGTCGCGGGCGCGGCGGTCGGCAAGGGGTTCGTCGAGCCGACGGGCCTCACCGCCCGCGGCGCCCTCGCGAACGGCATCGACGAGTGGTCCGTGGCATCCGTCACCTTCGCCGGCGGGGTCACCGCGTCGCTGCGCACCGGTGTGCGGCTCGACGACCCGGCGACGGCGACCGTGTACGGCACGCGCGGCACCATCCGCCTCGACGACCCGTGGACGATCGCCGAGCGGTCGGAGCTGATCCTCTCGGTCGTCGGCGAGAGCCCGCAGACGATCACGTTCGGCGACGCGAAGCCGTATGCGCTCGAGGCGGCGGGTCTCGTCGACGCCGCCCGCGCCGGCACCGAACCGGTCGAGATGACCACCGACGACTCGCTCGGCAACGCCGTCGCGCTCGACCGGTGGCGCGCCGAGCTCGGACTCCGCTACCCCTTCGAGACCGAGGATGCCGACATCCCGACGGTGTCCGGGGCGCCGTTGCGCGTCGCCGCGGACGCGCCCATGCCGTACGGGCAGCTGCCCGGGCTCGACAAGAAGGTGTCGCGGCTCATCATGGGCGTCGACAACCAGCCGGATCTCGCGCATGCGTCGGCGTTGTTCGACGCGTTCTTCGAAGCGGGCGGCAACACGTTCGACACCGCCTACATCTACGGGGACGGCGAGCTGGAGGGCCGCCTGGGCACGTGGATCCAGAACCGCGGCGTGCGCGACGACGTCGTGGTGATCACGAAGGGCGCCCACACGCCGCACTGCGATCCGGAATCCCTCACCCGTCAGCTGCTGGAATCCCTCGAGCGGCAGGGCACCGATCACGCCGACATCTATCTGATGCACCGCGACAATCCCGAGGTGCCGGTCGGCGAGTTCGTCGACGTGCTCGACGAGCACGCCCGCGCCGGGCGCATCACGGTCTTCGGCGTCTCGAACTGGACGCCGGAACGGTTCGATGCGGCGAACGAGTACGCCGCCGCCAACGGGCGGCAGTCGTTCGCGGCGTTGAGCAACCACTTCGGTCTCGCCGAGGCGTACGACGTGCCGTGGGCCGGTTGCGAGCACGTGACCGACCGCGAGTCGAAGCGCTGGCTCGAGGAGCGCGACGTGCCGCTGCTGCCGTGGAGCTCGCAGGCGCGCGGGTTCTTCACCGGGCGGGCGCGACCGGATGACCGCAGCGACGCCGAACTCGTGCGCTGCTACTACAGC carries:
- a CDS encoding class E sortase, with amino-acid sequence MSEQLRPRERSARRRTRPRQRVSIVGVLGELLITAGVFVMLFLGWQLWLNDIIVGDQQEQAAQELVESWPRAEGGTAVPPAVQPSDEAPAVVAAPDDGTAFATLIVPRLGADYMRPIAQGVGHNVLNSTRLGIGHYPSTQMPGEVGNFVLAAHRKAYGGGFENINSLHVGDHIYVATPEGWYQYAYRSSEYVRPTGVGVLAPVPQMPDAAPTDRIITLTTCNPLFSTAERIAAYGVFEGWYPAAGGPPEEIAELVNTAGGA
- the pknB gene encoding Stk1 family PASTA domain-containing Ser/Thr kinase, with translation MVDGVTETVRTLAGRYQIGELLGRGGMAEVHAGTDARLGRRVAIKLLRPALANDPAFRTRFRQEAQAAARMAHPTIVRVYDAGEETITDANGHELQLPFIVMEHVQGRLLRDIIEDGPLDPAEAIRIIAGVLTALEYSHRAGVVHRDIKPGNIMVTPTGQVKVMDFGIARAISDSSANVAQTSAILGTAQYFSPEQARGEPVDARTDLYSAGVVLFEMLTGRPPFQADSPVAVAYQHVSEAPVPPSRFNPKVSPAIDAVVLRALSKDRFDRYQNASEFRTDAESAAEGKVPQRPEPTDTDFQSTLFGVNPNRVSGAEATVRQLTVDEDDRIVRTQTRPPAVWIWAGVLTMAMVVVAVVFWVFNLSGPQLEPSASIVVPDVTGQTWEEGSEALINAELEPKQFAEASGDVPSGQIIRTDPPSDESVRVTPGQLIKVWVSTGPQQEPVPAIAGLPADQASQALLDAGFKVGETRTIDSPDVPEGALIRTEPEGATAPTGQEFILFVSSGTVEVPNVVNQPSDVASAALSQLQLVVEVEVDTGCSGGSVSTQSLPPGKHPQKSPITITVCSAD
- a CDS encoding protein kinase domain-containing protein, producing the protein MRPTSGLTFGGRYQLSSRVAIGGMGEVWQATDLVIGRTVAIKILKDEYLGDPNFLERFRSEARHAALVNHEGIANVFDYGEEEGSAFLVMELVPGEALSAVLERERILSTDRVLDIVAQTASALQAAHAAGLVHRDIKPGNLLITPDGRVKITDFGIARIADQVPLTATGQVMGTVQYLSPEQASGHPASPSTDIYSLGIVAYEALAGRRPFTGESQVAIAMAQINETPPDLPATVSEPVRNLVLSCIAKRPEERPASAQHLARAAQALRRGDVNGAAASVPAVLGAAAVIGGATAATTAIPGGMTSATRVLSATPLDEPPAETTPTETRKRSAWTWPLIALVVLLAIIVVGGIIALVVQQNNARDGGGDASRSPSASAPSTPPAPSSPSAEPEPEAVPLGNGSQFIGMTEEEFRAEIANLGLVADVQTGNAAESADQVGTVYSVNPTGNVQEGTTITGTIYGPLATPAAPVAVTVPGGPTKPGGVPVNISWPQYAGCPAGTSLSGYTFTVNNGIASQPNPVGAGVTSMQVTPPVEGGQTTITYVANCGDLVSAPSDETVITSNPAVDPGEGEGDG
- a CDS encoding peptidoglycan D,D-transpeptidase FtsI family protein, which encodes MNKELKRVSMVVLGMFVALFLSTSVIQVVQADSLRADDRNRRTLFESYSAERGQILVDGQPIAQSVPVDDEYKFQRVYPPETAQLYAPITGYFTLNQGNAGIEDELNDVLSGTANSQFLDQINGIITGQDPKGASVELTIDPVAQQAAWDALGDQRGAIVAVRPKTGEIIAMVSKPTYDPNLLAGHDTDAVIANYKALDEAADNPLVNRAIGGGLYHPGSTFKPLLAAAGIDSGALTPDSQAQNPATFQLPGTSTNIHNADGGACGPGETVSLADALRLSCNIPMAQFGVTIGQDTLNRYTEAFGFGHRFEVPMPVTPSVFPNDLSEDRLMLASFGQEDDRVTPLQVALMSAAIGNKGKLMEPTLVEKVIAPDLSELQTHQPSVYNTPISEQTAATVTQMMVASVANGAASNARIGGVDVAGKTGTAENGADDPYTLWFTGFAPATDPEIAIAVVVENGGGRGQSAFGNQVAAPIAKRVIEAVLNR
- a CDS encoding anthranilate synthase component II; protein product: MARILVIDNYDSFVYTLNGYLLQLGAETEVVRNDAFTAADAPSVVGEYDAVLLSPGPGAPADAGVSIRLVHHALEADVPLLGVCLGHQAIAEALGATVTHAEELMHGKTSRIEHDGSDFYDGVPQPFTATRYHSLAVVDSTVPAELVVTSRTSGGVIMGVRHESAEVYGVQFHPESVLTEGGYRMLGNWLARVGMPEAAEKAKGLTPLMTGA
- a CDS encoding cell division protein CrgA, with product MARSTPRPTGDSNGRSAEDAPNPVWFKPVMFGFMLLGLVWIIVFYLSNSQLPVPSLGPWNILVGFGIMFIGFLMTTRWR